The following are encoded in a window of Parambassis ranga chromosome 15, fParRan2.1, whole genome shotgun sequence genomic DNA:
- the got1 gene encoding aspartate aminotransferase, cytoplasmic, giving the protein MSVFSEVPQAAPVAVFKLTQDFNNDQFPNKVNLGVGAYRTDEGKPWVLPVVKTVEKIIVHDDRLNHEYLPILGLPEFRSSASKIALGDDSPAIREDRVGAVQCLGGTGALKMGAEFLRRFYNGTNNTKTPVYVSAPTWENHNAVFSNAGFEDVRPYKYWDAGKRGLDLAGFLGDLESCPERSIFVLHACAHNPTGTDPTQKQWMQIADVMMRRKLFVFFDSAYQGFASGSLEKDAWAVRYFVSMGFEMFCAQSFSKNFGLYNERVGNLTVVARNADNLKRILSQMEKIVRTTWSNPPSQGARVVAITLTSPELFAEWKGNVKTMADRVLLMRAQLKAKLQALGTPGTWDHITDQIGMFSFTGLNSKQVEYMIKEKHIYLMASGRINMCGLTTKNIDYVAESIHEAVTKVQ; this is encoded by the exons atgtCGGTGTTCTCTGAGGTCCCGCAGGCAGCCCCCGTAGCTGTCTTCAAGCTGACACAGGACTTCAACAACGACCAGTTTCCCAATAAGGTGAACCTCGGAGTGGGAG CCTACCGGACAGATGAAGGCAAGCCATGGGTTTTGCCAGTGGTGAAAACAGTGGAGAAGATCATTGTGCACGATGACAGGCTAAACCACGAGTACTTGCCCATTCTGGGCCTCCCTGAGTTCAGGTCCTCAGCCTCCAAGATTGCACTGGGAGATGACAGTCCTGCTATCCGGGAGGACAGg GTGGGGGCTGTTCAGTGTTTGGGTGGTACAGGTGCTTTGAAGATGGGCGCAGAGTTTCTTAGGCGATTCTACAATGGaaccaacaacacaaaaacacccgTCTATGTTTCTGCACCTACTTggg AAAATCACAACGCTGTATTCAGCAATGCTGGCTTTGAGGATGTCCGTCCATACAAGTACTGGGACGCCGGGAAGAGAGGCCTGGATTTGGCTGGTTTCCTTGGTGACTTGGAA AGTTGTCCAGAGCGCTCAATCTTTGTCCTGCATGCCTGCGCCCATAATCCAACTGGTACAGAccccacacagaaacaatggATGCAAATCGCTGATGTTATGATG AGGAGGAAGCTGTTTGTGTTCTTTGACTCGGCCTATCAGGGCTTCGCCTCAGGTAGTTTGGAGAAAGATGCCTGGGCGGTCCGCTACTTTGTCTCCATGGGCTTTGAAATGTTCTGCGCCCAGTCATTCTCCAAGAACTTTGGTCTCTACA ATGAGCGTGTGGGCAACCTGACAGTTGTGGCCCGTAATGCCGACAACCTGAAGAGAATTCTCTCCCAGATGGAGAAGATTGTCAGGACCACCTGGTCTAACCCACCATCTCAGGGAGCTCGCGTTGTTGCCATCACTCTTACCTCACCTGAGCTCTTTGCTGAATG GAAGGGTAATGTGAAGACCATGGCTGATAGGGTGTTGCTGATGAGGGCTCAGCTGAAAGCTAAACTTCAGGCTCTAGGGACACCAGGAACCTGGGACCACATCACAGACCAGATTGGAATGTTCAGTTTCACAGGGCTAAATT CCAAACAAGTGGAATATATGATTAAGGAGAAACACATCTACCTAATGGCCAGCGGTCGCATCAACATGTGTGGTTTGACTACAAAGAACATCGACTATGTGGCTGAGTCCATCCATGAGGCCGTCACTAAGGTCCAGTAG
- the nkx2.3 gene encoding homeobox protein Nkx-2.3, whose translation MIPSPVITSSTTPFSVKDILKLELQQQTQQHQLQLISCFGLSGALTQPGAFPNKSFRSHSPPSCMLASRDSPSPISSCLSESEERMSYLNTLTVQDRLAESGLPVEVFGSPAQNHSADLRLETEQEEQESKSCGALRGECEDPDSEKPPTKQQRTRRKPRVLFSQAQVFELERRFKQQRYLSAPEREHLASSLKLTSTQVKIWFQNRRYKCKRQRQDKTLEIAGHHHHHHHPAPPPRRVAVPVLVRDGRPCLTGSQNYNTPYTVGAPNPYSYNGYPAYSYNNSVYTNTYSCTYSSLPALPPSNTTANAFMNMNLGNLSAQTQSQTPQGPVVTSCQGTLQGIRAW comes from the exons ATGATTCCCAGCCCGGTCATAACTTCTTCTACCACGCCTTTTTCTGTGAAGGACATTCTGAAGTTAGAGTTGCAGCAACAGACTCAGCAGCACCAGCTCCAGTTAATCTCCTGCTTCGGTCTCTCTGGTGCGCTGACTCAGCCGGGAGCTTTTCCAAATAAATCGTTCCGCTCTCACTCACCACCCTCCTGTATGTTGGCAAGCAGAGACAGTCCGAGTCCcatcagctcctgtctttcGGAGAGCGAGGAGAGGATGTCGTATCTCAACACACTGACTGTGCAGGACCGGCTAGCAGAGTCCGGTTTGCCGGTGGAGGTGTTCGGCAGCCCAGCGCAGAACCACTCTGCAGACCTCCGCCTGGAAACCGAGCAGGAGGAGCAAGAGAGCA AGAGCTGCGGTGCATTGCGGGGTGAGTGTGAGGATCCAGactcagagaagcctccaaccAAGCAGCAGAGGACCAGAAGGAAACCCCGCGTCCTCTTCTCCCAGGCCCAGGTGTTCGAGTTAGAGCGGCGCTTCAAGCAGCAGCGTTACCTGTCTGCTCCAGAGAGAGAGCACCTGGCCAGCTCTCTGAAGCTCACCTCCACCCAAGTTAAGATCTGGTTTCAGAACAGGAGGTACAAATGCAAGAGACAGCGGCAGGACAAGACTCTGGAGATTGCAggccatcaccatcaccaccaccacccagcaccaccaccaagGAGGGTGGCTGTGCCCGTTCTGGTCCGTGATGGGAGGCCTTGTCTGACGGGATCCCAGAACTACAACACTCCTTACACAGTGGGAGCACCAAACCCGTACAGCTACAACGGTTATCCGGCCTACAGCTACAACAACTCCGTGTATACCAACACTTACTCTTGTACTTATTCTAGTTTACCTGCTCTTCCGCCAAGCAACACCACTGCTAATGCCTTCATGAACATGAATTTGGGGAACCTTAGTGCCCAGACACAAAGTCAGACTCCCCAAGGACCAGTGGTCACATCCTGCCAAGGGACTCTGCAGGGTATCCGGGCATGGTAG
- the nkx3.3 gene encoding NK3 homeobox 3, giving the protein MTLSFSSFSIKDILTGRDARGKPGTEELCAPERKICIDYSGRTVGNLSHEDADDAHIQSERLSPAVSVSDGSDSCREEATGQETEHGQATDEQSTPCMVRVEQQTDQVDAEEDEYNKGTFSYSSAEGQCRPGTKKRSRAAFSHAQVHELERRFSTQRYLSGPERADLARALKLTETQVKIWFQNRRYKTKRRQMAAELAACSSPKKVAVKVLVRDDQKQYHQGHGVPMTVPLYQGFQYYPYMRYCYQPWSMDSMWHGGML; this is encoded by the exons ATGACATTAAGTTTTTCGTCCTTTTCCATCAAAGACATCCTCACCGGACGTGATGCTCGAGGAAAACCTGGTACCGAGGAGCTCTGCGCACCAGAGCGCAAAATCTGCATCGACTACAGCGGTAGGACAGTCGGCAATTTGTCTCACGAAGACGCAGATGATGCCCACATCCAGTCCGAGAGACTTTctcctgctgtcagtgtgtccGATGGATCTGATTCCTGCAGGGAGGAAGCCACAGGACAAGAGACAGAGCACGGACAAG ccacTGATGAGCAGTCGACACCGTGCATGGTTCGGGTCGAGCAGCAGACAGACCAGGTGGACGCAGAAGAGGACGAATATAATAAAGGGACGTTCAGCTATTCATCTGCTGAGGGACAGTGCAGGCCCGGCACAAAGAAGCGCTCCAGGGCGGCCTTTTCTCACGCACAAGTCCATGAGCTGGAGCGTCGCTTCAGCACTCAGAGGTATCTTTCAGGCCCCGAGCGGGCTGACCTGGCAAGGGCACTGAAACTCACAGAGACCCAGGTGAAAATCTGGTTCCAAAACCGGAGATATAAAACCAAACGGCGCCAGATGGCGGCGGAGCTGGCTGCGTGCAGCTCACCAAAGAAAGTGGCAGTAAAGGTTCTGGTGAGGGACGATCAAAAACAGTACCATCAGGGACACGGAGTCCCCATGACTGTGCCACTCTACCAGGGCTTTCAGTACTATCCCTACATGCGCTACTGCTACCAGCCCTGGAGCATGGACAGCATGTGGCACGGAGGGATGCTCTGA